Proteins from a single region of Aythya fuligula isolate bAytFul2 chromosome 3, bAytFul2.pri, whole genome shotgun sequence:
- the LOC116488310 gene encoding gallinacin-4-like: MKILCLLLALLFMAFHASADFPRPPTRLMRCGYRGTFCTPGKCPRGNAYLGLCRAGHSCCKW; this comes from the exons ATGAAAATCCTTTGCTTGCTCTTGGCACTCCTCTTTATGGCATTTCATGCATCTGCAG ACTTTCCCCGTCCTCCAACGCGTCTTATGCGGTGTGGCTATCGTGGGACCTTCTGCACCCCTGGGAAATGCCCTCGTGGGAATGCTTATCTggggctgtgccgtgctggGCATTCTTGCTGTAAATGGTAA